A genomic segment from Cyprinus carpio isolate SPL01 unplaced genomic scaffold, ASM1834038v1 S000006588, whole genome shotgun sequence encodes:
- the LOC109112398 gene encoding nuclear GTPase SLIP-GC-like — MASYSPKRMPFHDESSVSHNSASAITCAESSLTTDMAIMVQTKKIMDGVNAKIQTVKNIDQPMTTLKSYIVEVISKMDQIDKDNRRKATIGIFGQSGHGKSSLINAILGEEDLLPPGSLGACTAVVTQVEANLDDSNYTAEIELYSKEEWDKMLQVLFRVLSDDSEDRDDEMFESAKEKITAVYGEDADKKKIEELKKDKKFAEISNFLSDSEKIISKRERSDFANEVACFIQYSVASPGGWYWPLVKSVKIKIPNCDELLKHIVLLDLPGIGDCNKTREDLWRSKLRECSSVWIVSDINRAITDKDPWGILKHCIQDLGPGGECKNISFICTKTDDIHPGAYMRCSRLTKDEIGNKDQTAVCILHRNKTTKESVKKKIESLNPGTKKLMEKISTEVFTVSSKAFFKQNSNLEPTETEIPKLQEVLKSINRRINQEMARGYVSDAKGVLSLIQIFSPNTNEEMVETKAKVHDKLANNLKNALTELDRQFEKNL, encoded by the exons ATGGCTAGCTACA GTCCTAAAAGAATGCCCTTTCATGATGAATCATCTGTTTCACATAACAGTGCCTCTGCAATTACCTGCGCAGAATCATCACTGACAACAG ATATGGCCATCATGGtgcaaacaaagaaaataatggACGGTGTAAATGCTAAAATTCAAACCGTAAAAAACATTGACCAGCCCATGACTACATTAAAATCCTACATAGT AGAAGTCATTTCAAAGATGGATCAGATAGATAAAGACAACAGAAGGAAAGCAACAATAGGGATATTTGGACAATCAGGACATGGAAAGAGCTCCCTAATAAATGCAATCCTGGGAGAAGAGGATCTACTGCCACCTGGTAGTTTAGGTGCCTGTACAGCTGTTGTTACTCAGGTGGAAGCCAATCTGGATGACTCCAACTACACAGCGGAGATCGAACTCTACTCTAAAGAG GAGTGGGACAAAATGCTCCAAGTACTTTTCAGAGTTTTGTCAGATGACAGTGAGGATAGGGATGATGAAATGTTTGAAAGTGCTAAAGAAAAGATTACTGCAGTGTATGGAGAAGATGcagataagaaaaaaattgaagaacttaaaaaagataaaaaatttgctgaaatcagCAACTTTTTGTCCGACAGTGAAAAAATCATCTCAAAAAGAGAA agATCTGACTTTGCCAATGAAGTTGCATGTTTCATACAATATAGTGTGGCAAGTCCCGGTGGCTGGTACTGGCCACTTGTAAAGAGTGTGAAAATCAAGATTCCAAACTGTGATGAACTTTTGAAACACATTGTCCTTCTTGATCTTCCTGGGATTGGAGACTGCAATAAGACTAGAGAAGACCTGTGGAGATCT AAACTGAGAGAGTGCTCTTCTGTGTGGATTGTAAGTGATATCAATCGAGCAATCACTGACAAAGATCCCTGGGGGATATTAAAGCACTGCATTCAGGACTTGGGACCAGGAGGAGAATGTAAAAACATTAGCTTCATCTGTACAAAGACTGATGATATCCATCCAGGAGCCTACATGAG atgtTCACGGCTGACTAAAGATGAAATAGGAAACAAG gatCAGACAGCAGTGTGCATACTTCACCGAAACAAAACCACTAAggaatcagtaaaaaaaaaaattgaaagtttgAATCCTGGAACCAAA aaactgatGGAGAAAATCAGCACTGAAGTTTTTACTGTAAGCTCCAAGGCATTTTTCAAGCAAAATTCAAATTTGGAACCCACTGAAACAG AAATACCAAAGTTGCAGGAAGTTCTGAAGAGTATTAACAGGAGGATTAATCAAGAAATGGCCAGAGGTTACGTCAGTGATGCAAAGGGAGTGCTGTCCTTGATCCAGATTTTTTCACCGAATACAAACGAAGAAATG GTTGAGACAAAGGCCAAAGTCCATGATAAGCTGGCGAACAATCTAAAGAATGCACTGACAGAGTTGGACCGTCAGTTTGAAAAAAATTTATGA